A genomic window from Chlorobium phaeobacteroides DSM 266 includes:
- the cas2 gene encoding CRISPR-associated endonuclease Cas2: MQFILVTYDIENDRRRTKIHKVLEGYGISVQYSVFECFLSDEDYAGLRIRLQKLMDPKHPLDSIRYYHLCRGCVEKVDVDGNRSFEIASPFIIT; this comes from the coding sequence ATGCAATTCATACTCGTGACCTACGACATTGAAAACGACCGGAGGAGAACGAAAATCCACAAGGTTCTTGAAGGGTACGGAATATCCGTGCAGTACAGTGTATTTGAATGCTTTCTTTCAGATGAGGATTATGCAGGCCTGCGTATCCGGCTGCAAAAGCTGATGGATCCGAAACACCCGCTCGACAGCATCCGTTATTACCATCTCTGCCGGGGATGTGTTGAAAAGGTGGATGTTGACGGGAACCGATCGTTTGAAATCGCCAGTCCGTTCATTATTACCTGA